A region from the Aegilops tauschii subsp. strangulata cultivar AL8/78 chromosome 5, Aet v6.0, whole genome shotgun sequence genome encodes:
- the LOC109784534 gene encoding uncharacterized protein isoform X2 has product MDTGADPPRYRRLRKASDLRTAAAHPPPKRMWIKPAAIRSQLNHLKKLLFANVAMNWDTFWILTLLAAAPALESLHVHFVNNSEKVGAAGSLDVQVEHHQHHHHLKELMVIGFGGVAWQTGFVKRIMRASPILECVHLLDGHVVEGEDRELVGLKIVRRRREWHECERLEVLNELTDGIRSPHLEIVLE; this is encoded by the exons ATGGACACGGGCGCAGATCCTCCGCGCTACCGCCGGCTCAGGAAGGCCTCCGACctccgcaccgccgccgcccacccGCCCCCGAAACGG ATGTGGATTAAACCTGCTGCCATTCGCAGCCAGCTTAATCATCTCAAGAAACTATTATTTGCAAACGTGGCAATGAACTGGGATACATTCTGGATTCTCACCCTACTTGCTGCCGCACCTGCCCTGGAGTCACTCCATGTTCAT TTTGTCAACAACTCAGAGAAGGTGGGTGCTGCAGGATCACTAGATGTACAAGTGGAACACCATCAGCATCACCATCACCTGAAAGAACTCATGGTCATCGGCTTCGGCGGGGTGGCGTGGCAGACCGGCTTTGTGAAGCGGATCATGCGGGCGTCACCGATCCTGGAGTGCGTCCACCTGCTGGACGGGCACGTCGTGGAGGGCGAAGATCGGGAGCTCGTCGGCCTGAAgatcgtccgccgccgccgggagtGGCACGAGTGCGAGAGATTGGAGGTGCTCAACGAACTGACAGACGGGATCCGTTCGCCCCATCTCGAAATAGTTTTGGAATGA
- the LOC109784534 gene encoding uncharacterized protein isoform X1 produces MWIVQRLTTHLQRYERWAMRRYVKRLNAFLLPRTNVQQRSIKKLRIQTFGTSSCNDQWITSAIGRWGVEDLELVVDNSSWCYDFRLLDKCENVRLKRLVLSNCYHHDAPKSLTFQRLTALTLCKECSHISHVCCYILRNCVQLVDLSLKYSGHNRDSLHIRVPKSKLKNLQLDNCNVGQVYLTSLPCLEAFACRGQPIELHYGEVPRLRHVSLNFLQTGDNAKDGSLCGLSKLFLGIPPPLEYLALQLRGGQMWIKPAAIRSQLNHLKKLLFANVAMNWDTFWILTLLAAAPALESLHVHFVNNSEKVGAAGSLDVQVEHHQHHHHLKELMVIGFGGVAWQTGFVKRIMRASPILECVHLLDGHVVEGEDRELVGLKIVRRRREWHECERLEVLNELTDGIRSPHLEIVLE; encoded by the exons ATGTGGATAGTCCAACGGCTGACTACCCACCTGCAACGTTATGAGCGTTGGGCCATGCGACGCTATGTTAAACGGCTGAATGCGTTCCTTCTGCCCCGCACCAATGTTCAACAACGGTCTATCAAGAAGCTGAGGATTCAAACCTTTGGAACGAGCAGTTGCAATGATCAATGGATTACGTCAGCGATTGGCAGATGGGGCGTTGAAGATTTGGAGCTTGTCGTTGACAACTCTTCCTGGTGCTATGACTTCCGGCTATTGGATAAATGCGAGAATGTGCGATTGAAACGACTTGTGCTATCCAATTGTTATCATCATGATGCACCCAAGTCCTTGACGTTTCAGAGGCTCACAGCACTTACTCTGTGCAAAGAATGTTCACATATTTCACACGTTTGTTGTTATATTCTGAGAAACTGCGTGCAGCTGGTGGATTTGAGCCTGAAATATTCTGGTCATAACCGAGATTCTCTTCATATTCGTGTTCCTAAGTCAAAGTTAAAGAATCTGCAATTGGACAACTGCAACGTTGGGCAAGTCTATCTGACTTCACTGCCTTGTCTTGAAGCATTTGCTTGTCGCGGTCAGCCAATCGAATTACACTACGGCGAGGTGCCTCGACTTAGGCATGTGAGTTTGaacttcttgcaaactggagatAATGCCAAGGATGGTTCCTTATGTGGACTAAGCAAGTTGTTTTTAGGGATTCCGCCACCGCTAGAGTACCTTGCTCTGCAATTAAGAGGGGGTCAG ATGTGGATTAAACCTGCTGCCATTCGCAGCCAGCTTAATCATCTCAAGAAACTATTATTTGCAAACGTGGCAATGAACTGGGATACATTCTGGATTCTCACCCTACTTGCTGCCGCACCTGCCCTGGAGTCACTCCATGTTCAT TTTGTCAACAACTCAGAGAAGGTGGGTGCTGCAGGATCACTAGATGTACAAGTGGAACACCATCAGCATCACCATCACCTGAAAGAACTCATGGTCATCGGCTTCGGCGGGGTGGCGTGGCAGACCGGCTTTGTGAAGCGGATCATGCGGGCGTCACCGATCCTGGAGTGCGTCCACCTGCTGGACGGGCACGTCGTGGAGGGCGAAGATCGGGAGCTCGTCGGCCTGAAgatcgtccgccgccgccgggagtGGCACGAGTGCGAGAGATTGGAGGTGCTCAACGAACTGACAGACGGGATCCGTTCGCCCCATCTCGAAATAGTTTTGGAATGA